A window of the Vigna angularis cultivar LongXiaoDou No.4 chromosome 3, ASM1680809v1, whole genome shotgun sequence genome harbors these coding sequences:
- the LOC108325120 gene encoding receptor-like protein 4, with amino-acid sequence MTLLFFISFFFFFFTITITTSAPPPPPQPPPPPPPYPYGLSYHINCGTSANSTDSFNTTWLSDRFFSAGSSALVSQPLNFPLPSEKTLRFFPPSSYGKKNCYTFPSLPSSSRYLLRTFTVYDNYDAKSRPPSFDVALSSTVLFSWRSPWPESTAAKGAYSDLFASLSNTSSSLDLCFYGFATDAPLISSIELIQVHPAAYDAPDNIILVNYGRISCGAPQHWGAAFSNDTDRFARSWQPDSAFRKIPQDSNDVSFLSTSNSISGADEEPNYFPMKVYQSAVTTEGTLEYELEVDAKMDYTVWLHFAEIDSSVKKVGERVFDVFINGDNVTRVDIYKQVGGFSALTLHYTLKNLSSNAFTLKLVPVVGAPLISGVENYALVPIDPSTLPLQATAMKALKESLRIPDRMGWNGDPCAPTTWDAWEGVTCRMTTDKTALVISEIDLGTQGLKGYISDQISLLSNLVSLNLSSNSLAGEIPAGLGQKSLIQVDLSNNQLTGSIPDGLTSSNLKLVLLNGNLLEGQVPEQLYSVGVHGGAIDLSGNKGLCGVPSLPSCPMFWEHGRLSSRGKLAIGLSCLFVLCVVLLLAYIYIRRKRNDYDFALPHELISLAAKRNRYQRQKSLMLLELESQHAKGLPSPFTPL; translated from the exons atgactttacttttcttcatctctttctttttctttttcttcaccaTCACTATCACCACCTCtgcaccaccaccaccaccacaacctcctcctcctcctccgccaTACCCCTACG GTTTATCCTACCACATTAACTGTGGCACTTCTGCCAACTCCACAGACTCCTTCAACACCACATGGCTTTCCGACCGTTTCTTCTCCGCCGGCTCCTCCGCCCTCGTCTCCCAGCCTCTCAACTTCCCCCTCCCCTCCGAGAAAACCCTCCGCTTCTTCCCTCCCTCCTCCTACGGCAAGAAAAACTGCTACACCTTCCCCTCCCTCCCCTCCTCCTCTCGCTACCTTCTCCGCACCTTCACCGTCTACGACAACTACGACGCCAAGTCCCGCCCTCCCTCCTTCGACGTCGCCCTCTCCTCCACCGTCCTCTTCAGCTGGCGCTCCCCCTGGCCCGAGTCCACCGCTGCCAAGGGCGCCTACTCCGACCTCTTCGCCTCCCTCTCCAACACCTCCTCCTCCCTCGATCTCTGCTTCTACGGCTTCGCCACCGATGCCCCCCTCATCTCCTCCATCGAGCTCATCCAGGTGCACCCTGCCGCCTACGATGCACCCGACAACATTATCCTCGTCAACTACGGCCGCATTTCCTGCGGCGCCCCCCAGCATTGGGGAGCCGCCTTCTCCAACGACACCGACCGCTTCGCCCGCTCCTGGCAGCCGGACTCTGCCTTCCGAAAAATCCCTCAAGATTCCAACGACGTCAGCTTCCTCTCCACTTCGAACTCGATCTCCGGCGCGGACGAGGAGCCTAATTACTTCCCCATGAAGGTGTACCAGTCGGCGGTGACCACGGAGGGGACGCTGGAGTACGAATTGGAGGTGGACGCGAAGATGGACTATACCGTGTGGCTTCACTTCGCGGAAATCGATTCCAGCGTGAAAAAAGTAGGGGAGAGGGTCTTCGACGTGTTCATCAACGGCGATAATGTTACCAGGGTTGACATATACAAACAAGTTGGTGGTTTCTCTGCGTTGACTTTGCATTACACCCTCAAGAACTTGAGCTCCAACGCGTTCACACTGAAGCTCGTGCCGGTTGTGGGTGCCCCTCTCATTAGTGGCGTTGAGAATTACGCATTGGTTCCTATCGATCCCTCCACTCTCCCTCTCCAAG CGACTGCGATGAAGGCGTTGAAAGAGTCGCTTCGTATTCCTGATAGAATGGGTTGGAATGGTGATCCCTGCGCCCCTACTACTTGGGATGCTTGGGAGGGTGTTACCTGCCGCATGACTACCGATAAAACTGCTCTCGTCATAAGTGAGAT AGATCTTGGCACTCAGGGCTTGAAAGGGTACATAAGCGACCAGATTAGTCTTTTGTCCAACTTGGTAAGCCT GAATTTGAGTTCTAATTCCTTGGCGGGCGAAATACCAGCTGGACTGGGTCAAAAATCTCTTATACAAGT GGATTTATCAAACAATCAGTTAACGGGATCCATACCTGACGGTTTGACATCTTCGAATTTGAAGCTCGT GCTACTGAATGGTAACCTATTGGAAGGGCAAGTTCCAGAGCAACTTTATTCTGTTGGTGTGCATGGTGGAGCTATTGA tcTCTCTGGCAACAAGGGATTGTGCGGTGTACCATCTCTTCCATCATGTCCTATGTTTTGGGAGCATGGCAGATTATCCAGTCGGGGTAAACTTGCAATAGGCTTGTCATGtctttttgttttgtgtgtggTACTGCTGCTGGCATATATCTACATCAGGAGGAAAAGGAACGATTATGATTTTGCTCTTCCTCATGAATTAATTT CATTAGCTGCCAAGAGAAACCGCTATCAGAGGCAGAAATCGTTGATGCTTCTTGAGCTAGAGAGTCAACATGCCAAGGGACTACCTTCACCTTTTACTCCactataa